The Malus domestica chromosome 06, GDT2T_hap1 genome has a segment encoding these proteins:
- the LOC139196864 gene encoding uncharacterized protein produces MAEKNNHMGPVPVLPRRDKESAAYLQSEELRRQKRRMMYKYICIFLVVHIIVIIIIALTVMKVKYPKVRLGNINVRSLNSDPTTPSFDAITTQVRVKNTNWGSYKFDAATVMFLHQGVTMGQVSILKDQAGMRSTKKVSVMVSLNSQGSSNLGSELKSGVLTLSSQAKLSGKVKLLFVKLVSTIRTLSFDQASLSNMGSEGSHNTQNDTPFAPGVKQRKNEQKKFAL; encoded by the exons atggctGAGAAGAACAATCACATGGGACCGGTTCCTGTGCTCCCCAGAAGAGATAAAGAATCCGCGGCGTATTTGCAATCTGAGGAGCTCAGACGTCAGAAGAGAAGGATGATGTACAAGTACATTTGTATTTTCCTTGTAGTTCATATCATAGTAATCATAATAATTGCACTCACTGTGATGAAGGTTAAGTACCCGAAGGTCAGGTTAGGCAACATCAACGTCCGAAGCCTCAACTCTGACCCAACAACACCTTCGTTTGACGCAATCACAACCCAGGTAAGGGTCAAGAACACAAACTGGGGTTCTTACAAGTTTGATGCTGCCACTGTCATGTTTTTGCACCAAGGCGTGACTATGGGGCAAGTTTCAATTCTGAAGGACCAAGCTGGAATGCGTTCCACCAAGAAGGTCAGTGTCATGGTGAGTTTGAACTCACAGGGCAGTTCCAATCTTGGCAGTGAATTGAAAAGTGGGGTGTTGACGCTGAGCAGCCAAGCCAAATTGAGTGGAAAAGTTaaattgtt ATTTGTCAAGCTGGtctccaccattcgtacactctcttttgaccaagcatccctctccaacatggggagtgaaggaagccacaacacacagaacgACACCCCCTTCGCACCTGgtgtgaagcaacgaaagaatgaacaaaagaagtttgctctttag